One Parageobacillus sp. KH3-4 genomic region harbors:
- the narH gene encoding nitrate reductase subunit beta, whose amino-acid sequence MKIKAQVGMVMNLDKCIGCHTCSVTCKNTWTNRPGAEYMYFNNVETKPGIGYPKQWEDQEKYKGGWELKNGELQLKSGSKAMRLVNLFYNPYQPTIDDYYEPWNYDYETLTNSPQKRHQPVARPKSAITGEFMELSWGPNWEDDLAGAHITGLKDPNVVKMEQSIRAEFENVFMMYLPRICEHCINPACVSSCPSGAMYKRDEDGIVLVDQNACRAWRYCVTSCPYKKVYFNWQTNKAEKCTLCFPRIEAGMPTICAETCVGRIRYIGVMLYDADKVKEAASVEEEKALYHAQLGIFLDPHDPEVIAKAKEEGIPDEWIEAAQRSPIYKMIVDWKIALPLHPEYRTLPMVWYIPPLSPIMNLFEGKGSKANAEDIFPAIDEMRIPIEYLANLLTAGDETHIRITLKKMAAMRSYMRAKQTNKQPDIRMIEELGLSEQDIEDMYRLLAIAKYHDRFVVPSSHREEVAELYAEQGSCGLSFAGGPGACGTLS is encoded by the coding sequence TTGAAGATTAAAGCGCAAGTCGGCATGGTCATGAACTTGGATAAATGCATTGGTTGCCATACATGCAGCGTCACTTGCAAAAATACGTGGACAAACCGCCCCGGCGCAGAATATATGTACTTCAACAACGTGGAAACAAAGCCGGGAATCGGTTATCCGAAACAATGGGAAGACCAAGAAAAATATAAAGGCGGCTGGGAGCTTAAAAACGGCGAGCTCCAGCTCAAATCCGGCTCGAAAGCGATGCGCCTTGTTAACTTGTTTTACAACCCGTACCAGCCAACGATTGATGATTACTACGAACCGTGGAATTACGATTACGAAACATTGACAAATAGCCCGCAAAAACGCCATCAGCCGGTCGCCCGCCCGAAATCAGCCATTACCGGCGAATTCATGGAACTGTCATGGGGACCGAACTGGGAAGACGACCTCGCTGGCGCCCATATTACCGGTTTAAAAGACCCAAATGTTGTCAAAATGGAACAATCGATCCGGGCGGAGTTCGAAAACGTCTTTATGATGTATTTGCCGCGCATTTGCGAGCATTGCATCAATCCAGCGTGCGTCTCAAGCTGCCCGTCGGGGGCGATGTACAAACGCGACGAGGACGGCATCGTCCTCGTCGACCAAAACGCCTGCCGCGCTTGGCGATATTGCGTAACAAGCTGTCCGTATAAAAAGGTATATTTTAACTGGCAAACAAATAAAGCGGAAAAATGCACGCTCTGCTTCCCGCGCATTGAAGCGGGCATGCCGACGATTTGCGCGGAAACGTGCGTTGGCCGCATCCGCTATATCGGCGTCATGCTTTATGATGCTGACAAAGTGAAAGAAGCGGCAAGCGTGGAAGAGGAAAAAGCGCTGTACCACGCCCAGCTTGGCATTTTCCTCGACCCGCATGATCCGGAAGTGATCGCAAAAGCAAAAGAAGAAGGCATTCCAGATGAATGGATTGAAGCGGCACAGCGTTCGCCGATTTATAAAATGATTGTCGACTGGAAAATCGCGCTTCCGCTTCATCCAGAATACCGGACATTGCCAATGGTATGGTACATTCCGCCACTAAGCCCGATCATGAATCTGTTTGAAGGAAAAGGAAGCAAAGCGAATGCGGAAGATATTTTCCCGGCGATTGATGAAATGCGCATCCCAATCGAATATTTGGCGAACTTGCTGACAGCCGGCGATGAGACCCATATCCGCATCACGTTGAAAAAAATGGCGGCGATGCGCTCTTATATGCGCGCAAAGCAAACGAACAAGCAACCGGATATCCGCATGATTGAAGAACTCGGGTTAAGCGAGCAAGACATCGAAGACATGTATCGCTTGCTCGCGATCGCCAAATACCATGACCGTTTCGTCGTTCCTTCCTCCCACCGCGAAGAAGTTGCGGAATTATATGCGGAACAAGGAAGCTGCGGCTTGTCATTCGCCGGCGGCCCCGGCGCATGCGGCACGCTTTCTTAA
- the narJ gene encoding nitrate reductase molybdenum cofactor assembly chaperone, which yields MNREQMKAVFLCTSYLLSYPDDEWADLLNDCLEMINTVQNETINDKITTFIHEIQAVPARQRMEQYVETFDFGKKTNLYVTYMNTGEQRERGMELLQLKQRYKAAGFDTTEQELPDYLPLMLEFAAYAEQQYVVPLFETYADNIDEIRKHLAANGSPYTAIFDAIFLALEELGVKPIAKGSV from the coding sequence ATGAATCGAGAACAAATGAAAGCAGTATTTTTATGTACATCCTATTTATTATCATATCCCGATGATGAATGGGCAGACTTGTTGAACGATTGCCTGGAAATGATCAACACAGTACAAAATGAGACGATCAACGATAAAATCACCACTTTTATCCATGAAATCCAGGCCGTCCCTGCCCGACAGCGCATGGAACAATATGTCGAAACGTTCGATTTCGGCAAAAAAACAAATTTGTACGTTACCTACATGAATACTGGTGAACAGCGTGAGCGGGGAATGGAACTTTTGCAGCTGAAACAGCGCTATAAAGCGGCTGGATTTGATACAACCGAGCAGGAACTCCCAGATTATTTGCCGCTTATGCTTGAGTTTGCCGCCTATGCGGAACAACAATATGTTGTTCCGCTCTTTGAAACATATGCGGACAATATCGATGAAATTCGAAAACATCTTGCTGCCAATGGAAGTCCTTACACCGCCATTTTCGACGCCATTTTTCTAGCACTCGAAGAACTC